A DNA window from Mycolicibacter terrae contains the following coding sequences:
- a CDS encoding molybdopterin-containing oxidoreductase family protein produces MAATPSSRTVHTFCRYCLASCGLEVTVEDNQVRKISADKHNPHSWHDFCAKGRTANELVEHPRRILRPMRRVGDAYVEETWDVAIRDIAARMNALLDAGGPDTIGTYYGNPSGHSSSNVVFMNAWMDAVGTRSRYAVGSVDQNALHVVAEAMYGSALMVPVSDVDNCDYFLLVGTNPAVSGWNWLETVPDGWRRALTRQQGGATIVVVDPFRTESAEKADVHLAVRPGQDWALLLAMVKVILDEGREHRRDCAELATGVAELRRLVAGADLDDLADRCGIDRDLIERTARDFAAAAGAMVVTRTGVSQHAAGAVGEWLGQVLNVITGRMDRPGGRRFEPGYFDALKLAELAKTKPHVSRLAGREMVAGAHALAELPDEITTPGRGQIKAMLINCGNPVVSGPDGAKLDKALAQLDLLVVIDLVQRESHRHAHWLLPAVHWLERNDLLAFTSNMHDQPFVQYGAKVIEPPPDVRQEWEIFVDLAIAMGRPLFGAKGLNGFIKATRRVAAVTGRPALAFGPHWLDRLIVRMSRKVNGRRITWRDLMAHPHGIVLGPREFGHFKDALRTDDKMVHAAPPEFLARARELLAEPNSSAPEGFPFQLGNRRNRHSMNSWLNELPGLHRSGKRNDVLINAEDAAAVGIGEGDRVRVFSSVGAVELMATLSDRPRRGLVIIDHGWGSRIFDPRGGRASESFGVNRNLLVDGASLDPLSQTSPLSSCYVGLERLAAAADARSSATRTTARRSAPGRAQ; encoded by the coding sequence ATGGCAGCAACCCCGTCTTCGCGGACGGTGCACACCTTCTGCAGGTACTGCTTGGCCTCCTGCGGCTTGGAGGTGACGGTCGAGGATAACCAGGTCCGCAAGATCTCCGCCGACAAGCACAATCCGCACAGCTGGCACGACTTCTGCGCCAAGGGCCGCACCGCCAATGAGCTGGTAGAACATCCGCGCCGGATCCTGCGGCCGATGCGGCGGGTGGGCGACGCCTACGTCGAGGAGACCTGGGACGTGGCGATCCGCGACATCGCCGCGCGGATGAACGCGCTGCTCGACGCGGGCGGGCCCGACACGATCGGCACCTACTACGGCAACCCGTCCGGGCACTCGTCGTCGAACGTGGTGTTCATGAACGCCTGGATGGACGCCGTCGGCACCCGCAGCCGCTACGCCGTCGGCTCCGTCGATCAGAACGCGCTGCATGTGGTGGCCGAGGCGATGTACGGATCGGCACTGATGGTGCCGGTCTCCGACGTCGACAACTGCGACTACTTCCTGCTGGTCGGCACCAATCCAGCGGTGAGCGGCTGGAACTGGCTGGAGACGGTTCCCGACGGCTGGCGCCGCGCGCTGACCCGCCAACAGGGCGGCGCCACCATCGTGGTGGTCGATCCGTTTCGCACGGAGTCCGCGGAGAAGGCCGACGTTCACCTGGCGGTGCGGCCGGGTCAGGACTGGGCGCTGCTGCTGGCGATGGTGAAGGTGATCCTCGACGAGGGTCGCGAGCACCGGCGCGACTGCGCGGAGCTGGCGACCGGTGTCGCGGAGCTGCGTCGGCTGGTGGCCGGTGCGGATCTGGATGACTTGGCTGACCGGTGCGGGATCGACCGGGACCTGATCGAGCGCACCGCGCGGGATTTCGCCGCCGCCGCCGGCGCGATGGTGGTCACGCGCACCGGAGTCTCACAACACGCGGCGGGCGCCGTGGGCGAATGGCTCGGCCAGGTGCTCAACGTGATCACCGGCCGGATGGACCGCCCGGGCGGGCGTCGCTTCGAACCCGGCTATTTCGACGCACTGAAACTGGCCGAACTGGCCAAGACGAAGCCTCACGTCAGCCGGCTGGCAGGACGCGAGATGGTGGCCGGAGCGCATGCGTTGGCGGAATTGCCCGACGAGATCACCACACCGGGCCGCGGGCAGATCAAAGCAATGCTGATCAACTGCGGCAACCCGGTGGTGTCGGGCCCGGACGGGGCCAAACTCGACAAGGCGCTCGCCCAACTGGACCTGCTGGTCGTGATCGACCTCGTACAGCGCGAGAGTCACCGGCACGCGCACTGGCTGCTGCCCGCGGTGCACTGGCTCGAGCGCAACGACCTGCTGGCGTTCACCAGCAATATGCACGACCAACCGTTCGTCCAGTACGGCGCGAAGGTCATCGAGCCGCCGCCCGATGTCCGGCAGGAGTGGGAGATCTTCGTCGACCTCGCGATCGCGATGGGTAGACCACTGTTCGGGGCCAAGGGGCTCAACGGGTTCATCAAGGCGACACGGCGGGTGGCGGCGGTGACGGGTCGACCCGCGCTGGCGTTCGGTCCGCACTGGCTCGACCGCCTTATCGTACGGATGTCGCGGAAGGTCAACGGCCGCAGGATTACCTGGCGTGACCTGATGGCCCACCCGCACGGAATCGTGCTGGGTCCGCGGGAATTCGGCCACTTCAAGGACGCGTTGCGGACTGACGACAAAATGGTGCACGCGGCGCCGCCCGAGTTCCTGGCGCGGGCACGGGAATTGCTTGCCGAGCCGAATTCCTCCGCACCGGAGGGCTTCCCGTTCCAGCTGGGGAATCGGCGCAATCGGCATTCGATGAACTCCTGGCTCAACGAGCTGCCCGGACTGCACCGCTCCGGTAAACGCAACGACGTCCTGATCAACGCCGAGGACGCCGCCGCCGTCGGCATCGGCGAGGGTGACCGGGTGCGGGTGTTCTCCTCGGTCGGTGCGGTCGAACTGATGGCGACGCTGTCCGACCGACCGCGGCGCGGCCTGGTGATCATCGACCACGGCTGGGGCTCGCGGATCTTCGACCCGCGGGGTGGCCGGGCATCGGAGTCGTTCGGCGTCAACCGTAATCTGCTGGTCGACGGCGCGAGCCTCGATCCGCTGTCGCAGACGTCGCCGCTCAGTTCGTGCTACGTCGGGCTGGAACGGCTCGCAGCGGCCGCTGACGCACGATCGTCGGCCACCAGAACCACGGCCCGTAGATCCGCACCAGGCAGGGCACAATGA
- a CDS encoding SDR family NAD(P)-dependent oxidoreductase: MSRSVADKVVVVTGAASGMGRATAHLLADEGAVVGVVDRAADGLARVADELRDAGARFHAVVADVGTAEGPAAVLGEIRESLGAIDGLVNNAGVSLPAPVDSDDFEGVWATTMAINLTTYARFVRAALPDLRREGAGRIVNVASTEGLGATAGIAPYTVAKHGVIGLTRSLAVELGPTGVTVNCVCPGPINTGMTAAIPDEQKAVFARRRTALRRYGEPEEVAHATLSLLLPAASYITGAILVADGGLTIRNA, encoded by the coding sequence TTGAGCCGTTCGGTTGCGGACAAGGTGGTCGTGGTGACCGGGGCCGCCAGCGGCATGGGCAGGGCAACCGCCCACCTGCTCGCCGATGAGGGCGCGGTGGTCGGTGTCGTCGACCGTGCCGCCGACGGGCTGGCGCGGGTGGCCGACGAGCTCCGCGACGCCGGCGCCCGGTTCCACGCCGTGGTCGCAGACGTCGGCACGGCCGAGGGCCCCGCAGCTGTCCTCGGCGAGATTCGTGAGTCTCTGGGCGCCATCGACGGTCTGGTCAACAACGCCGGGGTGAGCCTCCCCGCGCCGGTGGACAGCGACGACTTCGAGGGCGTGTGGGCCACCACGATGGCGATCAACCTGACCACCTACGCCCGGTTCGTCCGCGCCGCGCTGCCTGATCTGCGCCGGGAGGGCGCCGGACGGATCGTCAACGTGGCGTCCACCGAGGGTCTTGGCGCTACCGCCGGAATCGCGCCGTACACGGTCGCGAAACACGGCGTGATCGGTCTGACGCGGTCGCTTGCGGTGGAACTCGGCCCGACCGGGGTGACCGTCAACTGTGTGTGCCCGGGCCCGATCAACACCGGCATGACCGCCGCCATCCCGGACGAACAGAAGGCGGTCTTCGCTCGCCGGCGCACAGCGCTGCGCCGTTACGGGGAGCCCGAAGAGGTCGCGCATGCGACGCTGTCGCTGCTGTTACCGGCCGCCTCGTATATCACCGGAGCGATTCTCGTCGCCGACGGCGGACTCACGATCCGCAATGCGTGA
- a CDS encoding epoxide hydrolase family protein translates to MTHPEPLLLAVDDAELDDLRRRLAGARWPTEIDGANWDYGTDQGFLKSVVDHWLHHYDWRRVESEVNAVGSFVTEAAGQRVHFLHARSEDSNAIPLVLTHGWPGSIVEFLDVIPLLRRRFHVVAVSMPGYGFSGPTRQRGVDSAAVAAAVADVMAQLGYHRYVAQGGDWGAIVTRHLGEHYSDRVAAIHTNMLFASPDHNDPELLAAMTETEQAAIVAAAQRMTDGMAYLNQQSTRPHSLGFGLDDSPVGLAGWILEKFHAWCDTRDGIPISTDRLIDNLMFYWLTATATSAARLYCESARAGNGALSKWAGRVEVPTGYAVYPYEILQTPRAWAAHRYNLVHYSVADRGGHFAAFEQPAIFAADLAAFADVLLERQVF, encoded by the coding sequence GTGACCCATCCTGAACCATTGCTGCTCGCCGTCGACGATGCCGAGCTCGATGACCTGCGCCGTCGGCTCGCCGGGGCTCGCTGGCCGACCGAGATCGATGGAGCGAACTGGGATTACGGCACCGACCAGGGATTCCTCAAGTCTGTGGTCGACCACTGGCTGCATCACTACGACTGGCGCCGGGTCGAATCCGAGGTCAACGCGGTCGGCTCCTTCGTCACCGAGGCCGCCGGGCAGCGGGTGCATTTCCTGCATGCCCGATCGGAGGATTCGAACGCCATCCCGCTGGTGCTGACCCACGGCTGGCCTGGCTCGATCGTCGAGTTTCTCGACGTAATTCCGCTGCTGCGTCGACGATTCCACGTTGTGGCCGTCTCGATGCCCGGATACGGATTCTCCGGGCCCACCCGACAGCGCGGGGTCGACTCCGCAGCGGTGGCGGCTGCGGTCGCCGACGTGATGGCGCAACTGGGCTACCACCGCTATGTCGCCCAAGGCGGCGACTGGGGCGCCATCGTCACCCGCCACCTCGGCGAGCACTACTCCGACCGGGTCGCCGCCATCCACACGAACATGCTTTTCGCGTCACCCGATCACAACGACCCGGAGCTGCTGGCCGCGATGACCGAGACCGAACAGGCCGCGATTGTTGCCGCAGCACAACGGATGACCGACGGCATGGCCTACCTGAATCAGCAATCCACTCGCCCGCATTCGCTGGGGTTCGGCCTCGACGACTCGCCGGTGGGCCTGGCCGGCTGGATTCTGGAGAAATTTCACGCCTGGTGCGACACCCGGGATGGGATACCGATCAGCACCGATCGGCTCATCGACAACCTGATGTTCTACTGGCTGACCGCGACCGCTACCTCGGCGGCGCGGCTGTACTGCGAATCCGCCCGCGCCGGCAACGGTGCGCTGAGCAAGTGGGCCGGCCGAGTCGAGGTGCCCACCGGATACGCGGTGTACCCCTACGAGATCCTGCAGACACCGCGGGCCTGGGCCGCGCATCGCTACAACCTGGTCCACTACAGCGTCGCAGATCGTGGTGGGCACTTCGCCGCGTTCGAACAGCCCGCGATCTTCGCCGCCGACCTGGCGGCGTTCGCCGATGTGCTCCTGGAACGGCAGGTGTTTTAA
- a CDS encoding TetR/AcrR family transcriptional regulator — protein sequence MPGEAGSRTLPSPLLTAATDTLRHLGPRRFSLTAVAEAAGVSRGTVHNILGTRDAAIAAALDHLSAAFIETMAAEVNEQQTLAEQVAAAAVLISAHRRSSAAEPRAINQSVLVLLLEHGGEELMRRSVGLWTPLVRAAQRSGEVSAALDAGRAGEWIVRMLFSFELLPPMRVNLDSPRAVRRFVCEHIVNGLSGGHRDPS from the coding sequence GTGCCTGGCGAAGCAGGATCTCGAACTCTTCCATCGCCGCTGCTCACCGCGGCGACCGACACACTGCGCCACCTCGGGCCCCGTCGCTTCAGCCTCACCGCCGTCGCCGAGGCGGCGGGCGTGTCACGAGGCACGGTGCACAACATCTTGGGGACCCGTGACGCCGCCATAGCCGCGGCGCTCGACCACCTGTCGGCGGCGTTCATCGAGACCATGGCTGCCGAGGTCAACGAGCAGCAGACCCTGGCCGAGCAGGTCGCGGCCGCCGCGGTGCTGATTTCGGCGCACCGCCGCAGCTCGGCGGCCGAACCACGCGCGATCAATCAAAGCGTGCTGGTGCTGCTGCTGGAACACGGCGGCGAAGAGTTGATGCGGCGCTCCGTCGGGCTGTGGACGCCACTGGTCCGCGCCGCGCAACGTAGCGGCGAAGTCAGCGCCGCCCTCGACGCCGGCCGCGCCGGGGAATGGATCGTGCGGATGCTGTTCAGCTTCGAGTTGCTCCCGCCCATGCGGGTTAATCTGGACAGTCCCCGAGCGGTGCGTCGCTTCGTGTGCGAGCACATCGTCAACGGACTGAGCGGAGGCCACCGTGACCCATCCTGA
- a CDS encoding N-acyl-D-amino-acid deacylase family protein has protein sequence MYDLAITGGTVVDGTGADRYPADVGIRDGKIVALQRRTGADDPGLTGAAAETIDATGRVVAPGFVDIHTHYDGQVSWDSLLDPSSGHGVTTVVSGNCGVGFAPVRPGREEWLIKLMEGVEDIPGSALTEGITWGWESYPEYLDALDRQSFAVDVGSQVAHGAIRAYAMGDRGARNEPATPDDIAAMSALVQEAIEAGALGFSTSRTLAHRAMDGEPVPGTFAAEDELFGLGRAMAAGGQAVFELAPQGAAGEDIIAPKKELEWMQRLGAEIDRPLSFALIQVDADPNLWREQLDISAAAHQAGSALYPQIAARPFGMLLGFPGHHGFTHRPTYRRLKEQCSRDELAQRLAEPAVKAAILSEEDLPVDTSLQFDGMFALVQHSLHRIYDLGDPPDYEPTPDRSVAAIAAARGEDPLSTLYDLMLEDDAGAMLMLPFFNYADGNHDAIREMLTHPAGVLGLSDGGAHCGLICDASYPTFLLTHWARDRHRGEKLPLEYVVRKQCRDTAQLFGLNDRGVIEIGKKADINVIDMQALSLHPARMAYDLPAGGRRLLQGASGYVATIVSGAVTRRHGADTGARPGRLVRGAR, from the coding sequence GTGTATGACCTCGCGATCACCGGTGGCACCGTCGTCGACGGAACCGGAGCCGACCGGTACCCGGCCGATGTCGGCATCCGGGACGGGAAGATCGTGGCGCTGCAGCGCCGCACCGGAGCCGATGATCCCGGCCTGACCGGTGCCGCAGCCGAGACGATCGACGCCACCGGTCGCGTCGTCGCACCGGGATTCGTCGACATCCACACCCACTACGACGGGCAGGTGAGTTGGGACAGCCTGCTGGACCCGTCCAGCGGGCACGGCGTGACGACGGTGGTCAGCGGCAACTGCGGAGTCGGGTTCGCCCCGGTCCGGCCGGGCCGCGAGGAGTGGCTGATCAAGTTGATGGAGGGTGTCGAGGACATCCCGGGCAGCGCGCTGACCGAAGGCATCACCTGGGGGTGGGAGAGCTATCCGGAGTATCTGGATGCGCTCGACCGCCAAAGCTTCGCCGTCGACGTCGGCAGTCAGGTGGCGCACGGGGCGATCCGCGCCTACGCCATGGGTGATCGCGGCGCGCGCAACGAGCCGGCCACACCCGACGATATCGCCGCGATGAGCGCACTGGTACAGGAAGCGATCGAGGCCGGGGCACTGGGCTTTTCGACGTCCCGGACGCTGGCGCACCGGGCGATGGACGGTGAGCCGGTGCCGGGCACGTTCGCCGCCGAAGACGAACTGTTCGGCCTGGGCCGGGCGATGGCGGCCGGGGGTCAGGCGGTGTTCGAGCTGGCTCCGCAGGGGGCTGCCGGCGAGGACATCATCGCGCCGAAGAAGGAGCTCGAGTGGATGCAGCGCCTCGGCGCCGAGATCGACCGCCCGCTGTCCTTCGCATTGATCCAGGTCGACGCCGACCCGAATCTGTGGCGGGAACAGCTCGACATCTCCGCCGCCGCCCATCAGGCCGGCAGCGCGCTGTATCCGCAGATCGCCGCCCGGCCGTTCGGCATGCTGCTCGGCTTCCCCGGGCATCACGGCTTCACCCACCGCCCGACCTACCGGCGGCTCAAGGAGCAGTGCAGCCGAGATGAGCTGGCGCAGCGGCTTGCCGAGCCGGCCGTCAAGGCCGCAATCCTTTCCGAAGAGGATCTCCCCGTCGACACCTCCCTGCAGTTCGACGGCATGTTCGCCCTGGTGCAGCACTCGCTGCACCGCATCTACGACCTGGGAGACCCGCCGGACTACGAGCCGACACCGGATCGCTCGGTGGCCGCGATCGCCGCGGCGCGGGGTGAGGATCCGCTGTCGACGTTGTATGACCTGATGCTTGAGGACGACGCCGGCGCGATGCTGATGTTGCCGTTCTTCAACTATGCCGACGGCAACCATGACGCCATCCGCGAGATGCTCACCCATCCCGCCGGGGTGCTGGGACTCTCCGATGGCGGTGCGCACTGCGGTTTGATCTGCGACGCCTCCTATCCCACGTTCCTGCTCACCCACTGGGCGCGTGATCGGCACCGCGGCGAGAAGCTGCCGCTGGAGTATGTGGTGCGCAAGCAGTGCCGGGACACCGCGCAGCTGTTCGGGCTGAACGATCGCGGTGTCATCGAGATCGGCAAGAAGGCCGACATCAACGTGATCGACATGCAAGCACTGAGCCTGCACCCGGCCCGGATGGCCTATGACCTGCCCGCCGGCGGGCGGCGCCTGCTGCAGGGAGCGAGCGGGTATGTTGCCACGATCGTCAGCGGTGCCGTCACCCGGCGCCACGGCGCCGATACCGGCGCCCGCCCGGGACGCCTCGTGCGCGGGGCGCGCTGA
- a CDS encoding SRPBCC family protein, translating to MFPCERVDLGFIDQAPQRFSNSVDLAVTPEQVWEVLADADAWPRWASVITNVTWTSPEPHGVGTTRLVDMRGGIVGNEEFLAWEPARHMAFRFNESSTSALAVFVEDYRIEPTAQGCRLTWTLANRLTGPAKLFAPLSGPLMNLAFRRFLSNLRRYTDRRFATAPGA from the coding sequence ATGTTTCCCTGCGAGCGAGTTGATCTCGGGTTCATAGACCAGGCGCCGCAACGGTTCAGCAACAGTGTGGATCTGGCCGTGACTCCCGAGCAGGTGTGGGAGGTGCTGGCCGACGCCGACGCCTGGCCGCGCTGGGCCAGCGTCATCACCAACGTGACCTGGACCAGCCCCGAGCCGCACGGCGTCGGCACCACCCGCCTCGTCGACATGCGCGGCGGCATCGTCGGCAACGAAGAATTCCTGGCATGGGAACCGGCACGGCACATGGCATTTCGATTCAATGAGAGCTCGACTTCAGCGTTGGCGGTCTTCGTCGAGGACTACCGCATCGAACCGACGGCGCAGGGCTGCCGGCTCACCTGGACCCTGGCCAACCGGCTGACCGGCCCGGCAAAGCTGTTCGCCCCGCTGAGCGGCCCGCTGATGAACCTGGCTTTTCGCCGCTTCCTGTCCAACCTGCGCCGCTACACCGACAGGCGGTTCGCGACTGCGCCGGGCGCGTAA
- a CDS encoding cytochrome P450, whose product MHDDIDLTDLDRFTSGFPHHVFDVLRRESPVWFHPATAHSPGGEGFWVLSRYADIVAAATDNETFSSETGGGRDGGGSTLEDMPLGFAVGALLNMMDDPRHAKFRKLLMPSMTPRALRGIEQDLRQRAVTIVDAALTKRECDFLVDVAAELPLQAVAELVGVPQEDRHELMNWANVTLDYEDREVGEVNDRLVQAHTRMHTYGAELLERKRAQPADDLLSVVTHAVIDGEPLTANEQQMFLSLMIAAGSETTRNSIAIGMSALSAHPEAWERLRRDRTLLPVAVEELLRWASSTPYNRRTATRDVQLHGRQIRAGDKVSLWWASANRDESVFADPYAFDISRNPNPHLTFGRGVHFCLGSTLARLEMRVIFDVLLDRVGAVTLTGPIEYVRSNKHAGVRHMPVTIEPR is encoded by the coding sequence ATGCACGACGACATCGACCTGACCGACCTGGACCGATTCACTTCCGGTTTCCCACACCACGTGTTCGACGTGCTGCGCCGCGAATCTCCGGTCTGGTTCCATCCCGCCACGGCCCACTCCCCCGGCGGCGAGGGATTCTGGGTACTGAGCCGCTACGCCGATATCGTCGCCGCGGCCACCGACAACGAGACCTTCTCCTCAGAGACCGGCGGCGGGCGGGACGGTGGCGGCAGCACGCTGGAGGACATGCCGCTGGGTTTCGCCGTCGGCGCACTGCTGAACATGATGGACGATCCGCGGCACGCAAAATTCCGAAAGCTGCTGATGCCCAGCATGACTCCGCGGGCACTGCGCGGGATCGAGCAGGATCTGCGGCAGCGCGCGGTGACGATCGTGGACGCCGCGCTGACCAAGCGGGAATGCGACTTTCTGGTCGATGTCGCCGCCGAGCTGCCACTGCAGGCGGTCGCGGAGCTGGTGGGCGTCCCGCAGGAAGATCGCCATGAACTGATGAACTGGGCCAATGTCACCCTGGACTACGAGGATCGCGAAGTCGGCGAGGTCAACGACCGGTTGGTGCAGGCCCATACCCGGATGCACACCTATGGGGCCGAGCTTCTGGAACGCAAGCGCGCCCAGCCCGCCGATGACCTGTTGTCGGTGGTGACGCACGCGGTGATCGACGGTGAGCCGCTCACCGCCAACGAGCAGCAGATGTTTCTGAGCCTGATGATCGCCGCGGGCAGTGAGACGACGCGTAATTCGATCGCCATCGGCATGTCGGCGCTCAGCGCGCATCCCGAGGCGTGGGAACGCTTGCGGCGGGATCGGACACTGCTGCCGGTGGCTGTCGAGGAACTGCTGCGCTGGGCTTCGTCGACACCGTACAACCGGCGGACCGCCACCCGCGATGTGCAACTGCACGGCCGGCAGATCCGCGCCGGCGACAAGGTGAGCCTGTGGTGGGCCTCGGCGAACCGCGACGAGTCGGTCTTCGCTGATCCCTACGCCTTTGATATTTCCCGGAACCCGAACCCGCACTTGACGTTCGGTCGCGGTGTGCACTTCTGCCTCGGATCGACGCTGGCCCGCCTCGAGATGCGGGTGATCTTCGACGTGCTGCTCGATCGGGTGGGCGCCGTGACCTTGACCGGCCCGATCGAATACGTCCGCAGCAATAAGCACGCCGGTGTCCGGCACATGCCGGTCACCATCGAACCGCGCTAG
- a CDS encoding oxidoreductase has product MSAIEWTLAQGSPQRGRTAVVTGANTGVGLEVARGLARLGATVVLACRNVDAAAAARHDILRTVPNARIDVVHLDVSDLASVRACAQELRAGHPVIDILVNNAGVMHQTRQVTVDGFEGDFGTNFLGSFALTGLLLDCVLASTAGRIIAVNSKTSRGGRIAFDDLQLEKSFTPAVAYTQSKLAQLMAAYELQRRLDSSGSTAISLAAHPGGCRTGILREQSPSVRWVFNRRFRYLTGWFTQDPADGALPMLRAATDPAAAGGQFYGPGGRFEQIGPPVLVQAARRAHDVEAQRRLWNIAEDLTGVTYPLTREPS; this is encoded by the coding sequence GTGAGTGCCATCGAATGGACCTTGGCGCAGGGTTCGCCGCAGCGCGGCCGGACAGCCGTCGTGACCGGGGCCAACACCGGTGTCGGCCTGGAGGTCGCCCGTGGACTGGCGAGGCTGGGGGCCACCGTCGTGCTGGCCTGCCGCAACGTCGACGCGGCCGCCGCGGCCCGCCACGACATACTCCGGACCGTCCCGAACGCGCGGATCGACGTGGTTCACCTGGATGTCAGCGACCTGGCATCGGTGCGTGCCTGCGCGCAGGAGTTGCGGGCCGGCCATCCGGTGATCGACATCCTGGTCAACAACGCCGGTGTCATGCACCAGACGCGGCAGGTGACCGTCGACGGCTTCGAGGGCGACTTCGGCACGAACTTCCTCGGGTCGTTCGCTCTGACGGGACTGCTGCTCGACTGCGTTCTCGCGTCCACCGCGGGGCGAATCATCGCGGTGAACAGCAAAACCAGCCGGGGCGGCCGGATCGCGTTCGACGACTTGCAGTTGGAGAAGTCGTTCACCCCGGCGGTGGCCTACACGCAGTCCAAGCTCGCCCAGCTGATGGCCGCCTACGAACTGCAGCGACGGCTGGATTCGTCGGGCAGCACGGCGATCTCGCTGGCCGCGCACCCCGGCGGCTGCCGAACGGGGATCCTGCGCGAGCAGTCGCCGTCGGTCCGTTGGGTGTTCAACCGCCGCTTCCGGTATCTGACGGGCTGGTTCACCCAGGATCCCGCCGACGGGGCGCTGCCGATGTTGCGGGCGGCCACCGACCCGGCCGCCGCGGGCGGCCAGTTCTACGGTCCCGGTGGGCGTTTCGAGCAGATCGGCCCGCCGGTGCTGGTCCAAGCCGCGCGGCGAGCCCACGACGTCGAAGCGCAACGGCGGCTCTGGAACATCGCCGAAGACCTCACCGGCGTCACCTACCCGCTGACCCGCGAACCTTCCTAG
- a CDS encoding TetR/AcrR family transcriptional regulator: MRTRGWGGDVPASDEEAVARILEATRRTIDERGEQTSIADVARTLGVTRQTVYRYFPSTEELLSATAIDGVGDFLDQLAAALAGMTDPGDAVAEGVALTLERLPDDPYVGLLLRAQQPSAFAVTVTTDTGRAFGHSLLERLDVDWTGFDSQAVDDIIEMVLRTLQSFILAPLPAPGEELRRLLRRWIAPAVTAARGARKVRGSAGR; this comes from the coding sequence ATGCGTACCCGCGGTTGGGGCGGCGATGTGCCGGCCAGCGACGAGGAGGCGGTCGCGCGGATCCTCGAAGCGACCCGGCGCACCATCGACGAGCGCGGCGAGCAGACCAGCATCGCCGACGTGGCCCGCACTCTCGGCGTGACCCGCCAGACCGTCTACCGCTACTTCCCCAGCACCGAGGAGTTGTTGTCGGCCACCGCGATCGACGGGGTCGGGGACTTCCTCGATCAACTGGCCGCGGCGCTGGCGGGGATGACCGATCCCGGGGACGCGGTCGCAGAGGGTGTCGCGCTGACCCTGGAACGACTTCCCGACGACCCCTACGTCGGCCTGTTGCTGCGCGCTCAACAGCCCAGTGCCTTCGCCGTCACCGTGACCACCGACACCGGCCGCGCCTTCGGACACTCACTGCTCGAGCGACTGGACGTCGACTGGACCGGATTCGACAGCCAAGCCGTCGACGACATCATCGAGATGGTGCTGCGCACCTTGCAGTCGTTCATCCTGGCCCCACTGCCCGCTCCGGGGGAGGAGTTGCGGCGCCTGCTGCGCCGTTGGATCGCGCCGGCGGTGACCGCCGCGCGCGGCGCTAGGAAGGTTCGCGGGTCAGCGGGTAGGTGA